From Caminibacter mediatlanticus TB-2, the proteins below share one genomic window:
- a CDS encoding capsule biosynthesis protein, producing the protein MKSCKNILLLQGPMGDFFKRLDNFLRSQNYSTYRIGFNLGDYFYSNKDNYFAFKGEKKDWEHYIKNFLKKKQIDKIILFGDCRFYQKKTIQIAKKMNIDIYVFEEGYIRPDFVTFEKWGVNNFSLIPREKEFYEKNNIKLDLKIKPVNFSYYKMAKSATIYYLLAYFGKFLYPNYEHHRELNPYKEFFYGIRNFYRKYKYKYIEKNLLNKIINLKYFFVPLQTYNDFQIKVHSDFKSIEEFIELVLLSFSKNAPKNIFIVIKHHPMDRGRKDYKNFIFNLSKKFGIENRVIVVYDLHLPTLLKNTLGTVTINSTVGLQALYHNSPVKALGKAIYDINGLTDQKNLNEFWINPTKPNKRLFNNYRNYLIKHTQINGSFYGYFDFNDFKKKFSS; encoded by the coding sequence ATGAAAAGTTGTAAAAATATATTATTATTACAAGGTCCTATGGGAGATTTTTTTAAAAGATTAGATAATTTTCTAAGAAGTCAAAATTACTCAACTTATAGGATAGGTTTTAATTTAGGAGATTATTTTTATTCAAATAAAGATAATTATTTTGCTTTTAAGGGAGAAAAAAAAGATTGGGAACACTATATAAAAAATTTTTTAAAAAAAAAACAAATTGATAAAATAATTTTATTTGGTGATTGTAGATTTTATCAGAAAAAAACAATTCAAATTGCAAAAAAAATGAATATTGATATTTATGTTTTTGAAGAAGGATATATAAGACCTGATTTTGTCACTTTTGAAAAATGGGGAGTTAATAATTTTTCTTTAATTCCAAGAGAAAAAGAATTTTATGAAAAAAATAATATAAAATTAGATTTAAAAATAAAACCTGTAAATTTTTCTTATTATAAAATGGCAAAAAGTGCAACAATTTATTATTTATTAGCTTATTTTGGAAAGTTTCTTTATCCTAATTATGAACATCATAGAGAATTAAATCCATATAAAGAATTTTTTTATGGAATTAGAAACTTTTATAGAAAATATAAATATAAATATATTGAAAAAAACTTATTAAATAAAATCATAAATTTAAAATATTTTTTTGTACCATTGCAAACTTATAATGATTTCCAAATAAAAGTACATTCTGATTTTAAATCTATAGAAGAATTTATTGAATTGGTATTATTATCTTTTAGCAAAAATGCACCTAAAAATATATTTATAGTAATAAAACATCATCCAATGGATAGAGGTAGAAAAGATTATAAAAATTTTATTTTTAATTTATCTAAAAAATTTGGAATAGAAAACAGGGTCATTGTAGTTTATGATTTACACTTACCTACTTTATTAAAAAATACATTAGGAACGGTAACAATAAATTCCACAGTTGGATTACAAGCCTTATATCATAATTCACCAGTAAAAGCATTAGGCAAAGCTATATATGATATAAATGGATTAACAGATCAAAAAAATTTAAATGAATTTTGGATAAATCCAACTAAACCAAATAAAAGACTTTTTAATAACTATAGAAATTATTTAATCAAACATACTCAAATAAATGGAAGCTTTTATGGTTATTTTGACTTTAATGATTTTAAAAAAAAGTTCAGTAGTTAA
- a CDS encoding DUF72 domain-containing protein, whose protein sequence is MFFVGTSGFNYSKWKGKFYPDELLKSKWLEYYVKYFNSLELNSMFYKIPKEATIKSWKYKLKKLNLILSIKANKIITHTYKLKNFDKTNKFLELISPLEEYLGAILFQLPPSLKYDYSLLNEFLINIKFQYKYAIEFRHKTWYNDKIYNLLRNYNIALVWHDFNQPFVLEKTANFTYTRFHGYSGKYKGSYPDEFLQTIINHSNTGFCYFNNTDDVSAPYDALRFRKLIEK, encoded by the coding sequence ATGTTTTTTGTAGGTACAAGTGGATTTAATTACTCAAAATGGAAAGGTAAATTTTATCCAGATGAATTACTAAAATCAAAATGGTTAGAATATTATGTTAAGTACTTTAATTCATTAGAATTAAATTCAATGTTTTATAAAATACCAAAAGAAGCAACAATAAAATCTTGGAAATATAAATTAAAAAAATTAAACTTGATTTTAAGCATAAAAGCAAATAAAATAATTACTCATACATATAAATTGAAAAATTTTGATAAAACAAATAAGTTTTTAGAACTTATTTCTCCATTAGAGGAGTATTTAGGAGCAATACTTTTTCAATTACCTCCAAGTTTAAAGTATGATTATTCATTATTAAATGAATTCTTAATCAATATAAAATTCCAATATAAATATGCAATAGAGTTTAGACACAAAACCTGGTATAATGATAAAATATATAATTTACTAAGAAATTACAATATAGCATTAGTTTGGCATGACTTTAATCAGCCGTTTGTTTTAGAGAAAACTGCAAATTTTACTTATACAAGATTTCATGGATATAGTGGAAAATATAAGGGAAGTTATCCTGATGAATTCTTACAAACTATAATAAATCATTCAAATACAGGTTTTTGCTACTTTAATAATACTGATGATGTGAGTGCACCTTATGATGCTTTAAGGTTTAGAAAATTAATAGAGAAATAA
- a CDS encoding Mur ligase family protein yields the protein MFDLIVHFITTYAIAFYLITTLQWYNYKINRIIFHFHNYRWHIFYLIIPLITYIFAYKYFWIYLFFGYLPALIFWFRKINKPLNFTKRVKRFLLIVGFTETLNLLVMNKYHNNPGLSLIVVLSLALLISYLIEEFLFFMYKKKAKKKIQKINPKIITITGSYGKTSIKNFVYQLLKDKFKAYKTPRSVNTIKGIILDINTSLPEDTEIYITEAGARERGDIKTIVKFLENHYAILGKIGPQHLEYFKTIENIEKTKLEVFESNNLIKGFSYDIPYRENVIKIKDKIHNIKATLEKLEWDLEINGELHHFECNILGEFNAINISLAIYQALEFLDIETIKEKVLKLEPIPHRLQKIEVGGKIIIDDSFNGNIEGMLKSFKLIKTHPGRKIIVTPGIIEGNENLNIKLAKAINKTFDLAIITGQINKKTLCDNITIEKIVLKDKKNLEKILADVTRSGDLIIFSNDAPEYL from the coding sequence ATGTTTGATTTAATTGTTCATTTTATAACTACTTATGCTATTGCATTTTACTTGATAACAACTCTTCAATGGTACAACTACAAGATTAATAGAATAATTTTTCATTTTCATAATTACAGATGGCATATTTTTTATTTAATTATTCCATTAATAACCTATATTTTTGCTTATAAATATTTTTGGATATATCTGTTTTTTGGATATTTACCAGCTCTAATTTTTTGGTTTAGAAAAATTAACAAACCTCTTAATTTTACTAAAAGAGTTAAAAGATTTTTGTTAATAGTTGGCTTTACAGAGACATTAAATTTATTAGTAATGAATAAATACCATAATAATCCAGGGCTTTCATTAATTGTTGTTTTATCTCTTGCATTATTAATTAGTTATTTAATTGAAGAATTTTTATTTTTTATGTATAAGAAAAAAGCTAAAAAGAAAATTCAAAAGATCAATCCAAAAATTATAACTATTACAGGCAGTTATGGTAAAACTTCAATAAAAAATTTTGTTTATCAACTTTTAAAAGATAAGTTTAAAGCATATAAAACTCCAAGAAGTGTAAATACTATTAAAGGAATAATTTTAGATATTAATACATCTCTTCCTGAGGATACAGAAATTTACATTACAGAAGCTGGGGCAAGAGAGAGAGGTGATATAAAGACAATAGTAAAATTTTTAGAAAATCATTATGCTATTTTAGGAAAAATAGGACCTCAACATTTAGAATATTTTAAAACAATTGAAAATATTGAAAAAACAAAACTTGAAGTTTTTGAAAGTAATAATTTAATAAAAGGATTTTCTTATGATATTCCTTATCGGGAAAATGTGATTAAAATAAAAGATAAAATCCATAATATAAAAGCAACTCTTGAAAAGTTAGAATGGGATTTAGAAATAAATGGTGAATTACATCATTTTGAATGCAATATTTTAGGAGAATTTAATGCAATAAATATTTCTCTTGCAATTTACCAAGCATTAGAATTTTTAGATATAGAAACTATTAAAGAAAAGGTATTAAAACTTGAACCAATACCTCATAGACTTCAAAAAATTGAAGTAGGGGGGAAAATAATTATTGATGATAGTTTTAATGGAAACATTGAAGGAATGTTAAAAAGTTTTAAATTAATAAAAACACATCCAGGAAGAAAAATAATAGTAACTCCTGGAATTATAGAAGGTAATGAAAATTTAAATATTAAACTTGCAAAAGCAATTAATAAAACATTTGATTTAGCTATAATTACAGGTCAAATTAATAAAAAAACATTATGTGATAACATAACAATAGAAAAAATAGTTTTAAAAGATAAAAAAAATTTAGAAAAAATATTAGCTGATGTAACAAGAAGTGGTGATTTAATTATTTTTAGCAATGATGCTCCAGAATATTTATAA
- a CDS encoding TRAP transporter large permease, whose product MTGIILFVVAFILLMIGIPVAFAFGASAIFAALIDPNIGLDVFGLLPYRIYGIMQNFTLMAVPLFIFMGFILEKSKIAENMLESIGELFGPIRGGLAIAIIIVGAVLAASTGIVGASVVMMTIISLPIMLKHGYSPSLASGVIAASGTLGQLIPPSIVLIILGAVMNISVGDLFKAAIIPGIIIVGLYMLYVLIIAFIKPDIAPLIKTDKNYKQILINAIKSLIAPFVLIAIVLGSIFAGFATPTESAAIGALGAIILTIFYRTFSFELLRYASVETVKITAMIFMILIGATAFSLVFNESGAGDIVTEFFTDSISNKYIFIAITMILIFILGFFIDFIEITFIVIPILLPIVEEFDIDPLWFALLIAINLQTSFLTPPFGFSLFYLKGAAGKLIKTTDLYKGVIPFIIIQIIALLIILFYPNLVYLLVK is encoded by the coding sequence ATGACAGGTATTATTTTATTTGTAGTTGCATTCATTTTACTTATGATTGGAATTCCTGTTGCTTTTGCATTTGGTGCAAGTGCTATTTTTGCAGCATTAATTGACCCAAATATCGGTCTTGATGTTTTTGGACTTTTACCATATAGAATTTATGGAATTATGCAAAATTTTACACTAATGGCAGTGCCTTTGTTTATTTTTATGGGATTTATTTTAGAAAAAAGTAAAATTGCAGAAAATATGCTCGAATCAATTGGTGAGCTTTTTGGTCCAATAAGAGGTGGTCTTGCAATTGCAATCATAATTGTTGGAGCGGTATTGGCTGCTTCTACTGGAATTGTTGGTGCAAGTGTTGTTATGATGACTATAATTTCTCTTCCAATAATGCTTAAACATGGATATTCACCATCACTTGCAAGTGGAGTAATTGCAGCAAGTGGGACACTTGGTCAACTTATACCACCAAGTATTGTTTTAATTATTCTTGGGGCTGTTATGAATATTAGTGTAGGGGATTTGTTTAAAGCAGCTATAATCCCAGGTATTATTATTGTTGGACTTTATATGTTATATGTATTAATAATTGCTTTTATAAAACCAGACATTGCACCTCTAATTAAAACAGATAAAAACTATAAACAAATATTAATTAATGCAATTAAATCACTAATTGCTCCATTTGTATTAATTGCAATAGTTCTTGGAAGTATTTTTGCAGGATTTGCAACTCCTACCGAATCTGCAGCAATTGGAGCACTTGGTGCAATAATACTTACAATTTTTTATAGAACTTTTAGTTTTGAGCTGTTAAGATATGCAAGTGTAGAAACTGTTAAAATTACTGCTATGATTTTTATGATTTTAATTGGTGCAACAGCATTTTCTCTTGTTTTTAATGAGTCTGGGGCAGGGGATATTGTAACTGAATTCTTTACCGATTCAATTTCTAATAAGTACATTTTTATTGCTATTACTATGATTTTGATATTTATTTTAGGTTTTTTTATTGATTTTATTGAAATTACATTTATTGTAATACCAATTTTACTTCCAATAGTTGAGGAATTTGATATAGACCCTTTATGGTTTGCATTACTTATTGCTATAAATTTACAAACATCATTTCTAACTCCTCCTTTTGGATTTAGTTTATTTTATTTAAAAGGAGCAGCTGGTAAATTAATTAAAACAACTGATTTATATAAAGGTGTAATTCCATTTATTATTATTCAAATAATAGCATTGCTAATTATACTTTTTTATCCTAATTTGGTATATTTATTGGTTAAATAA
- a CDS encoding TRAP transporter small permease subunit, with protein MDNLINLLTENIDNVIFVSIVIAIIFSFIPKIDFVIEKLTRLFMYISVFSLITLTLLVSYDVITRKLFSGGSIALQELEWHLFDITFLFAIAYALCHDKHVRVDIFYDKFPFKVKKIINIITILFFIIPLSTLIVIEAIPFVQMSYAQHESSGDPGGLCCRWIIKSAMIWAFLMVYLQSIAELKKIYYQLKHHKGN; from the coding sequence ATGGATAATTTAATTAATCTACTTACAGAAAATATTGATAATGTAATTTTTGTTTCAATAGTTATTGCAATTATTTTTTCATTTATACCTAAAATTGATTTTGTCATAGAAAAATTGACTCGCCTTTTTATGTATATTTCAGTTTTTTCTTTAATAACTTTAACATTGCTTGTGAGTTATGACGTAATAACAAGAAAATTATTCTCAGGAGGAAGTATTGCACTGCAAGAGCTTGAATGGCATTTATTTGATATAACTTTTTTATTTGCAATTGCGTATGCTTTATGTCATGATAAACACGTTAGAGTTGATATTTTTTATGATAAATTTCCATTTAAAGTAAAAAAAATTATAAACATAATAACTATTCTTTTTTTTATTATACCTTTATCAACCCTTATAGTAATTGAAGCTATTCCGTTTGTGCAAATGAGTTATGCTCAACACGAATCAAGTGGAGACCCAGGGGGGCTTTGTTGTAGATGGATTATAAAAAGTGCAATGATTTGGGCTTTTTTAATGGTTTATTTACAATCAATAGCTGAACTTAAAAAAATATATTACCAATTAAAACATCATAAAGGTAACTAA